A section of the Candidatus Hydrogenedentota bacterium genome encodes:
- a CDS encoding glycosyltransferase family 39 protein: MTNVPAETEASGGQSERPVRAKNPRLRVLLDLGVLLFLALFLRCHNLPHESVWLDEYYSAAYLNAPTLTQFIRDQRPENFEMVPVYFTMEYYWAHVFGSGFLALRALSLLFGAATLCLIYALGRQLQGRAAGIVAGALYALSPHMIHHDQFIRPYPLLTLLGAASSWLLIRHLQEAPTDTDGNGLAPHTRWSRHRWLIACGLVNALLMGTHLFGVLFAAPQAIVLLGSALAAHGQEKRVALLVFAAWSAWHALVFLLIAWWVFPLPLEIFATERAVPLRQLYEKLFEADPTYIFWTRGFPDKTVEVTLPEWTRLLLERLFTMTDLLGYLYVTGVAFAAWWFVRDRFARSHAGFTVCPSRSAVDGRKLERRPQTALWPHLYLFLWLGVPACILFLFARFREPLAFQERYFIYSFPALYLLAGIAASRLRPAFLRVLYAAALCCFLSGQTLLAAFLPMRTDYMGVAQLIAREAQAHDAIVAFDWSLWRVLVFNMGAGAHPVRWNQNEGQTWQELETALDQEQRVWVVTNSDPGQEPVRKHAEEMFRRRGTPYSRTAFLGTLNLYVYISPPLTGAVPDPPSRTRTEIHGIEPAQVPPENWPGQNAGSGAAPAPSRSAT; this comes from the coding sequence GTGACGAACGTTCCTGCTGAGACGGAAGCGTCGGGGGGCCAGTCCGAACGTCCTGTTCGGGCGAAAAACCCGCGGCTGCGCGTCCTTCTCGACCTTGGCGTTCTGCTGTTTCTTGCGTTGTTCCTGCGATGCCACAATCTGCCGCACGAGTCGGTCTGGCTTGACGAATACTACAGCGCCGCGTATCTGAACGCGCCGACGCTCACGCAGTTCATCCGTGACCAGCGGCCCGAGAATTTTGAAATGGTACCCGTGTACTTCACCATGGAGTACTACTGGGCTCACGTGTTCGGCTCCGGGTTTCTCGCCCTGCGTGCGCTGTCGTTGCTCTTTGGCGCGGCAACGTTATGCCTCATCTACGCGTTGGGAAGACAACTGCAGGGGCGTGCGGCGGGCATCGTCGCGGGAGCCCTGTACGCCTTGTCGCCCCACATGATCCATCATGACCAATTCATCCGGCCCTACCCGCTTCTCACGCTGCTGGGAGCCGCTTCGTCATGGCTGCTGATTCGGCATCTTCAGGAAGCACCGACGGACACGGACGGAAACGGACTTGCGCCCCACACGCGCTGGAGCAGGCACCGGTGGCTGATCGCGTGCGGCCTCGTCAACGCCCTCCTGATGGGCACCCATCTGTTCGGCGTCCTGTTCGCCGCGCCTCAGGCAATTGTGCTCCTGGGCAGTGCTCTGGCTGCACACGGCCAGGAAAAACGCGTTGCTCTGCTCGTATTCGCCGCGTGGTCAGCGTGGCATGCGCTGGTCTTCCTGCTGATCGCATGGTGGGTATTTCCGCTGCCTCTGGAAATCTTCGCCACCGAGCGGGCCGTGCCTCTCAGGCAATTGTATGAAAAACTGTTCGAAGCGGACCCCACGTATATCTTCTGGACTCGCGGTTTCCCCGACAAGACGGTGGAGGTCACCCTGCCCGAGTGGACGCGGCTGCTGCTTGAACGCCTGTTCACCATGACGGACCTCCTTGGCTACCTCTATGTGACGGGCGTCGCCTTTGCGGCCTGGTGGTTTGTCCGCGACCGGTTCGCACGGTCGCATGCAGGGTTTACAGTGTGTCCTTCCCGCTCCGCTGTGGACGGAAGGAAGCTTGAACGGCGGCCTCAGACCGCGCTATGGCCGCATCTCTACCTCTTCCTGTGGCTCGGCGTGCCTGCGTGCATCTTGTTCCTGTTTGCGCGATTCCGTGAGCCGCTCGCCTTTCAAGAACGCTATTTCATTTACAGTTTCCCCGCGTTGTACTTGCTTGCGGGCATCGCCGCTTCGCGCCTGCGCCCCGCGTTTCTCCGCGTCCTCTACGCCGCCGCGCTGTGTTGCTTCTTGAGCGGACAGACCCTGCTGGCAGCATTCCTGCCCATGCGCACGGACTACATGGGCGTGGCACAACTGATTGCACGCGAGGCGCAGGCGCACGACGCAATCGTGGCCTTCGACTGGAGCCTGTGGCGTGTGCTGGTCTTTAATATGGGCGCCGGGGCACATCCGGTGCGCTGGAACCAGAACGAGGGCCAGACCTGGCAAGAACTGGAGACGGCCCTTGACCAAGAACAACGCGTCTGGGTCGTTACGAATAGCGATCCCGGCCAGGAACCTGTCCGCAAGCACGCCGAAGAAATGTTCAGGCGCCGCGGCACGCCCTACTCACGCACGGCCTTTCTGGGCACGCTCAACCTCTACGTATACATCAGCCCGCCCCTGACCGGAGCCGTTCCAGACCCTCCCTCCCGCACGCGAACGGAAATCCACGGGATCGAACCCGCGCAGGTTCCCCCGGAAAACTGGCCGGGTCAGAATGCCGGCTCCGGCGCGGCGCCCGCACCGAGCCGTTCCGCAACGTAG
- a CDS encoding ThuA domain-containing protein: protein MHLTRRACSVLAFALACLLMFSPAAQAPANTGDVIQPAVNPGPQAPSQAAAPPAADGKKRVLIVTGIDYPGHLWRETAPVLQKDIAADTRLSVEVTEDPAFLASSELHQFDAVVLHFMNWEQPDPGEEARANLKRFVEGGKGLCLVHFACGAFQAWPEFADLAGRVWDPQLRGHDPFGMFLVDIVDQEHPVTKGLKSFETTDELYTCLTGDRPISILASSRSVVDGKDYPMAFVFTYGKGRVFHSPLGHDAAALSNPSVAELFRRGTAWVAGLAP, encoded by the coding sequence ATGCACCTAACCAGACGCGCATGTTCTGTCCTGGCGTTCGCACTCGCGTGCCTGCTGATGTTTTCACCGGCCGCACAGGCGCCCGCCAACACGGGAGACGTCATTCAGCCCGCCGTCAATCCCGGCCCGCAGGCGCCGTCGCAAGCCGCGGCGCCGCCCGCAGCGGACGGGAAGAAACGCGTCCTCATCGTGACAGGCATCGACTATCCAGGTCATCTCTGGCGCGAAACGGCGCCGGTGCTTCAAAAGGATATCGCGGCCGACACGCGCCTCTCCGTGGAGGTAACGGAAGACCCCGCGTTCCTGGCCTCCTCCGAGTTGCACCAGTTCGACGCCGTGGTCCTGCATTTTATGAACTGGGAACAGCCGGACCCCGGTGAGGAAGCCCGGGCCAACCTGAAGCGGTTTGTCGAGGGCGGCAAAGGCCTGTGCCTTGTCCATTTCGCTTGCGGCGCCTTTCAGGCATGGCCGGAATTTGCCGACCTCGCCGGGCGCGTCTGGGACCCCCAGCTGCGCGGCCACGATCCCTTCGGCATGTTCCTCGTCGATATCGTGGACCAAGAGCATCCCGTAACCAAGGGACTGAAATCGTTCGAGACAACGGACGAGTTGTACACGTGCCTGACGGGCGACCGGCCCATCAGCATCCTGGCGTCGTCGCGGTCCGTCGTCGACGGCAAGGACTATCCGATGGCGTTCGTGTTCACGTACGGCAAGGGCCGCGTGTTTCACAGTCCGCTGGGCCATGACGCGGCGGCGTTGTCCAATCCATCCGTGGCGGAACTGTTCCGGCGCGGTACGGCGTGGGTTGCCGGGCTTGCCCCGTGA
- a CDS encoding RNA polymerase sigma factor RpoD/SigA, whose protein sequence is MSDLRENGLSTYLAEISKIPLLSPAEEIRLARLAKQNNGAARRKLIVSNLRLVVSIAKKYLYYGLPLQDLIEEGNLGLMKAVDRYDPERGCKFSTYATWWIRQAVTRSLSNQGRTVRIPVYITDNIARYKKVAEELYIRSGKTPSPQEVAEEMGIKLAEAQRLQEFVTAVTPLEKMESTDGEECAIPESIEPHLYDKAIEQIELDQQMEALMGQLTEREENIIRFRYGLMDGKAHTLEETGKRFKLTRERIRQIEKDVMRKLRTYVVEHAEDFR, encoded by the coding sequence ATGAGCGATTTGCGCGAAAACGGGCTCAGCACGTACCTGGCGGAGATATCGAAGATCCCGTTGTTATCTCCTGCAGAGGAGATACGTCTCGCCCGGCTTGCCAAACAGAACAACGGCGCGGCGCGGCGCAAACTGATCGTCTCGAACCTGCGTCTCGTCGTGAGTATCGCCAAGAAGTACCTCTATTACGGCCTGCCGCTCCAGGACTTGATCGAGGAAGGCAATCTGGGCCTGATGAAGGCGGTCGACCGCTATGACCCGGAGCGCGGCTGCAAGTTTTCGACGTACGCCACGTGGTGGATACGCCAAGCGGTCACGCGTTCGCTTTCGAATCAGGGGCGCACCGTGCGCATCCCCGTCTACATCACCGATAACATCGCCCGCTACAAAAAGGTGGCCGAGGAACTCTATATCAGGTCCGGCAAGACCCCTTCGCCGCAGGAGGTTGCCGAGGAAATGGGCATCAAGCTGGCCGAAGCTCAGCGGCTTCAGGAGTTCGTCACCGCGGTTACGCCGCTGGAAAAGATGGAAAGCACGGACGGCGAAGAGTGCGCTATCCCGGAAAGCATCGAGCCACACCTTTACGACAAGGCCATCGAGCAAATCGAATTGGACCAGCAGATGGAAGCATTGATGGGACAGCTCACGGAGCGGGAGGAAAACATCATCCGGTTCCGGTACGGCCTGATGGACGGCAAGGCGCACACACTCGAGGAAACGGGGAAACGATTCAAACTCACGCGCGAGCGCATACGGCAAATCGAGAAAGACGTAATGCGAAAACTGCGCACGTACGTGGTAGAACATGCCGAAGATTTCCGGTAA
- the tadA gene encoding tRNA adenosine(34) deaminase TadA produces the protein MQDEHERYMRSAIQEAERARDAGEVPVGCVVVHEGRIIGKGYNQRETLQDPTAHAEIIAITAAAGALGSWRLEGARLYVTLEPCPMCAGAIILARVAEVHFGALDPKAGCASSLMNLLEDARFNHQPAVFAGLLAEECGSLLTSFFQDLRAQGRRENNGH, from the coding sequence ATGCAAGACGAACACGAACGTTATATGCGGTCCGCCATACAGGAGGCTGAACGGGCCCGCGACGCGGGCGAAGTGCCCGTCGGCTGCGTGGTAGTGCACGAAGGCCGGATTATCGGCAAAGGCTACAACCAGCGCGAGACACTGCAGGACCCCACGGCCCACGCCGAAATTATCGCGATAACCGCCGCGGCGGGCGCGCTCGGCAGTTGGCGGCTGGAGGGCGCGCGCCTGTACGTGACGCTCGAGCCCTGCCCCATGTGTGCCGGGGCCATTATCCTGGCCCGCGTCGCCGAGGTGCATTTTGGAGCGTTAGACCCAAAGGCCGGCTGCGCCAGCTCGCTGATGAATCTGCTGGAAGACGCGCGGTTCAACCATCAACCCGCCGTGTTCGCCGGACTGCTGGCCGAGGAGTGCGGCAGCCTGCTGACGTCGTTCTTCCAGGACCTGCGCGCCCAAGGCCGCCGCGAAAACAACGGCCACTGA
- a CDS encoding class II aldolase encodes MSDILQQLIEMSRYLGDPSRQYAILGEGNTSAKIDDDTFYVKASGTTLATMTGPDFLPVSLSKATAILDDPNATDADVDQVLRAAVVTPGEKRKPSVETMLHALLLKYPEYRFIGHTHPVATNGILCSVNAEAAVAGRLCPDHIVVMGHKSVFVPYVDPGLVLAREVRARLDRFIAEEGVMPKCIMLQNHGLFALADSARKVMNITDMAEKMSRILLGVYAAGGPRFMSGHDVRRIDTRPDEHYRQRLLAGNP; translated from the coding sequence ATGAGTGACATATTGCAGCAACTAATCGAAATGTCCCGGTACCTGGGCGACCCGTCGCGCCAGTACGCAATCCTCGGCGAAGGCAACACGTCCGCCAAAATCGATGATGACACGTTCTACGTCAAGGCGTCCGGCACGACGCTTGCCACGATGACCGGGCCGGATTTCCTGCCCGTGTCCCTCTCGAAGGCGACGGCAATCCTCGACGATCCCAATGCCACCGACGCCGATGTCGACCAGGTTTTGCGCGCGGCAGTCGTCACGCCTGGCGAGAAGCGCAAGCCCTCCGTCGAAACGATGCTGCACGCACTGCTGCTGAAGTATCCCGAATACCGGTTCATCGGCCACACGCACCCCGTGGCCACGAACGGCATTCTCTGCTCCGTTAATGCCGAAGCTGCCGTGGCGGGGCGCCTCTGCCCGGATCACATCGTCGTAATGGGGCACAAGTCGGTGTTCGTGCCCTACGTAGACCCCGGTCTGGTGCTTGCGCGCGAGGTGCGCGCGCGGCTCGACCGGTTCATCGCGGAGGAGGGCGTGATGCCGAAGTGCATTATGCTGCAGAATCACGGTCTCTTCGCGCTGGCCGATTCCGCGCGTAAAGTCATGAACATCACCGACATGGCGGAAAAGATGTCCCGGATTCTGCTCGGCGTCTACGCCGCAGGCGGGCCGCGGTTCATGTCCGGCCACGATGTGCGCCGGATCGATACGCGGCCCGATGAGCATTACCGCCAGCGGTTGCTTGCGGGGAACCCGTGA